ATATATTGTGTTTTATGATTTGTTGCGTAAAGTATGATTTGAGGTGTGGAACAGTGGGTTTGGGTGGGTTTGCGTTTCGAATCCCCCTTACCCCCTTTTGGAAAGCAGGGCTGTTGCATTCTAATTGATTAGTTTGTTTAGAGTCTCAATATCATTGGCTACCAGTCTGGTGGCCTTTGCTATTTGATTCATGCCTTGTTTTCTAAATATATTCATTGCACCATTTTTAAGCGTGGATATAATTGATGGAGCGTTGCCTAATCTGATTTTAGAGGCATCTTCTTTCATCGTTACATCTTTGGTCCAGTGTAGACTGTTTTCAATGTGCCAATGATTCCTTATCCCATAGTTGTATAATAATGCACTTCCATTCTTTATGCTGCTTAAATAATACGCGTTTTCTTCCCTGTAGCGTCCATTGACTTTTACTTCTCTTCTAATTTTGATGCCGTGTTGTGCACCAGTCCATTGTTTTTTTATTTCCTCTGGCAAATTGAACACTGTTACATCTCTATTTTCTATTCTTCCTTTGTTTCTCTCTAGCTGAGAATAATAACCTATAGGCTTTTCTTGGGCACACTTTTCGATGCTCTGGTAGAGTGTCTTTTGATTTTTCTTCACTCCAATTACATAATTATTTCCACTAGCTATAATCACTTCTACCGTTTTTTTTGACAATGAAGAGCATCCATAGTAAAGACCACATCTTTGAGATCCAGCATCTCTATTAATTGACGAACTACAGGTATTTCACTCTCTTTTGAGTTAATGACTTCTCCATTGGCTAATACCATTTTCTGTCTGGAAACGAATACGGTCACTAGATTGATGAAATTCTGATACGACTTTGAATAATCACTCATTGTACCACCGATGGCCTTGCCATCTACACTAAGCTATTCTCCAGACTCTATCGAAACATAGGCTTTACTCCACTGATAGAATTGATGAGAAAAGGAATCAAAATCCAATCCCATCAACACTCTTCGAATAGTATAAAAAGTCGGTAATCTGTCTTGTTTGGGCTGAAAAGTAGACAATAAGTTCTCTCTATTTCTTTCTATAAAATCTCCAATAGCACGATAACCATAGTAGCCGCTCATTACCGACATCAGCACGATGACCAGTACCAATTCCAGAGAATGTCGCTGACCCGCACCACGCCTGTGATCCTTCACTTTTCCTAAATACCAAATGATACTTTCTGATGCCATTTTTAATTTTCAAGTTAATCCATTTTTTAGAATGCAACAGCCCTGCTTTGGCAAAGGGGGATTTATATCTATCAGGCTACAGTGGAATACTAATCACCTTAAATGCCTTTCAAACATATATTCAAAGCATCCACTGATGACCGGGGAATCAATTCCCCATTTCGTAAAGAGGCGAATAGCTTCATCAATCGATAGTTGAGTACTTATAGCCAGGAATCATTATTAAAGACCTGAGAAGATGGTCTGATTTCGCAAGGACCTGCAGTATTAATTCCCCCTTTCGTAAAGGGGGCTTAGGGGGATTTGTGCGACACAACACAAGTCCCTAAAGCCCATACTCTGACTTATCGATTGGCTTGAAGCGGCCTTTGTTTTTGTTTAAAGATTCATCTTTGTCGAGCATCTGTTGGATGTCGAGTAGGACTTTGTCCAGCTTTTCTGATTGACCTCTGAGTAGTTCTATCAGTTCCTCTATCTCTTCCCTTGATTTGTTCTGACTAAATAGCTGAATGATCCCTTTAATATTGGCCACTGGTACGCGCAGGTTGTGCGCATTGATAAAGGCGTATTCAGCGAGCTTTTCATTCTTGTGGCGCAGTTCTTTGGTTCTGGCCTTGACTGTTTCTTCCAGGGTTTCATTAAGGGCATTCAGGGATTCGTTATACATCTTCAGCTCATCGGCTTGTTCCTTTACCTTGTTGTTTTGATGCTCTAATTGAGAGGTCCTTTCATCAACTAGTAGTTGTAGACGTTTCTTTTGGTCGTTGATATAGGAAGTGCGCAATCGAACGATCATCAATATGATCAAGGCTCCTGCTATTATCATTATGCTGTAGGCCCACCAGGACTTCCACCAGGGAGGTAAAATGATGATACGAAGTGTAGCACCCTTCTCATTCCAAATGCCGTCGTTGTTGGTTGCCTTTACCCGAAGCGTATACTCTCCAGGATTCAAATTAGAATAGGTGGCCTTGTGATCGGTACCCACATAGTTCCACTGGTCCTCCAGCCCCTCTAGCATAAAGGCGTATTGATTGTTCTCGCTACGGGTGAAATTGACCGCAGCAAACTCCAGACTAAATACCGATTGCTCATGGGTAAGTGTGATTTCGTCAAGGGTAGAGATATGTGCATTGAGTGGAGATTCTTCTCCTCCTATTTTGACTTCCTGATTAAATATTTTGAAACTGGTGAAGTAGACTGGAGGCAAATTAGGATTCTTGAAAACACTGTCTGGATGAAAAATATTGAAACCATTCATCCCCCCAAATATCAATTCCCCTGTACTCAATCGGGTAGCCGCATATCGTGAGAATTCATTGCCCTGCAAACCATCGCTGATGTCATAGGTTTCTATTTCCTCATTGTCAGGATCAAAGCAAATCAAGCCACTGGTAGTTCCTAACCAAAGCTTGTGATTGTCGTCCTCGGCGATGGATACTATAGTTTTACTGGGCCATTCATCGTTTTCACCATAGGTTTTTATTTCACCTGTTTGTCTTTCTATCCGATCGAGTCCCTGATCAGTCCCTACCCATATATATCCTTGGTGGCCTTCCAGAATTTGATAAATGATCTTCTTTTTCTCAGAGAGGATAGTGAATTCTGGCTTTTCATTTTCCTTGTTCATCAGCCGCACTACGCCTGCATTTTCGGTACCGATCCATAGGTCTCCCTGACTATCTTCTATCAAGGTAGTGAATCGATTGAAAGGAAAGAAACTGTCAGGCCCTGGTTCTCCATATAGCATCCTGAAGGTCTTTTCCTCCCAATTGTACTGCATCAAACCTGTGCCAAAATTAGCTGCCCAGAGATTCCCTTTTTGATCCCGGATGATATCAAAGAAATGGTTCATAGGAAAGGAGTTCCTGAAACCTTTGTCACGATAATGAGCAAAGGTCATTTGATCCCGATTGGTGAGCACATTGATACCTGCAGACCATCCTGTCACCCAAAGTTTTCCTGAGGGGTCTTCTGCCAGACCTAATATTGCATCGGAATTGAGCGTCGTTTTATCGTCTGGATCGTGCATGTAATAATCAAAGGTATTCTCACTTCGATCCCAATAGTTGAGTCCACCCCCATCAGTGGCAATCCAAATGTTACCATTCTCTTCTTCATAAAAATCCCGAACCAGATTATTATTTAAACCCTTTTTGCCTCCCTCCATGTGCTCGTAGTGAGTGAATTTGGTGTAATAGGGATCGAAAACATCCAGACCTCTAAAGGCTGTGCCTACCCAAAGTCTGTCTTGAGAGTCGGTATAAACACATCGCACTGAATTTTGGGCCAAACTGCGGGGGTCATTTTCTCTATGCTCATATCTTGTGAACTGCTCTTTGCTTCGGTCAAACAAATGCAGTCCTCCGTTTTCATTCCCCACCCATAGTCTTCCTTTCTGATCAATGTGCAACGTATACACTTCATTGTTCGACAAGGTGTTAGGATCATCAGGGTCATTGACAAATCGCCTGGTCATGACGCTGTCTTGCCTGAGCTCCAGGTGATACAGACCCGTTCCTTTGGTGCCCATCCATACAGTACCATCCCGGTCGGCCTCCAATGTCCAACAGAAATACACCCACTCCTCCTGGCCCTCTCTGGTATATAGTTTTTTATGGTTAGTGGCATGGAGGGTTTCGGTGTCTATGATATAAAGCCCATCATCAAAGGTGGCTACCCACAATCTACCATCCTTATCAAGTGTCATTCCCCCAGTACGTCGAGAATTGATTTGACCTGGAGCACTGCCAGTAGGGAAATGAACAAAGTGGTCTTCTTCCCAATAGAATAACCCGCGAGATTCGCTGGTAATCCATAGTCTGCCAGTATTATCTTCCAATATGCCTCTAATCCAATTGTCGTTGAGCATATCGTCCTTTTTAGTACCTACATTCGGTAAGTGTTCAAAACGATTCAGCTTCCTGTCGAACCGGGCTACTCCTTCATTGGTACCTACCCATAGTTGTTCATTTTGATCCTCATATATTGACAATATATAATTGGCTGGCAAGCCTTCTGCATCTGTAAATAGTTCGAAATTGGTGCCATCTGACTTGTGAAGACCTCCATCCGTCCCTATCCACATGTAACCATAGGAGTCCTGGCAAACCGTCTCGACGAGGTTTTTCACCAAAGGTTTCTGAATGTGTTGAAATTGAAGTCTTAAGGGGTGT
This is a stretch of genomic DNA from Reichenbachiella ulvae. It encodes these proteins:
- a CDS encoding ISAs1 family transposase yields the protein MSKKTVEVIIASGNNYVIGVKKNQKTLYQSIEKCAQEKPIGYYSQLERNKGRIENRDVTVFNLPEEIKKQWTGAQHGIKIRREVKVNGRYREENAYYLSSIKNGSALLYNYGIRNHWHIENSLHWTKDVTMKEDASKIRLGNAPSIISTLKNGAMNIFRKQGMNQIAKATRLVANDIETLNKLIN
- a CDS encoding transposase family protein, which produces MASESIIWYLGKVKDHRRGAGQRHSLELVLVIVLMSVMSGYYGYRAIGDFIERNRENLLSTFQPKQDRLPTFYTIRRVLMGLDFDSFSHQFYQWSKAYVSIESGE
- a CDS encoding two-component regulator propeller domain-containing protein; the protein is MRERIRIGVLIAFGLIYGFAAHSQHPLRLQFQHIQKPLVKNLVETVCQDSYGYMWIGTDGGLHKSDGTNFELFTDAEGLPANYILSIYEDQNEQLWVGTNEGVARFDRKLNRFEHLPNVGTKKDDMLNDNWIRGILEDNTGRLWITSESRGLFYWEEDHFVHFPTGSAPGQINSRRTGGMTLDKDGRLWVATFDDGLYIIDTETLHATNHKKLYTREGQEEWVYFCWTLEADRDGTVWMGTKGTGLYHLELRQDSVMTRRFVNDPDDPNTLSNNEVYTLHIDQKGRLWVGNENGGLHLFDRSKEQFTRYEHRENDPRSLAQNSVRCVYTDSQDRLWVGTAFRGLDVFDPYYTKFTHYEHMEGGKKGLNNNLVRDFYEEENGNIWIATDGGGLNYWDRSENTFDYYMHDPDDKTTLNSDAILGLAEDPSGKLWVTGWSAGINVLTNRDQMTFAHYRDKGFRNSFPMNHFFDIIRDQKGNLWAANFGTGLMQYNWEEKTFRMLYGEPGPDSFFPFNRFTTLIEDSQGDLWIGTENAGVVRLMNKENEKPEFTILSEKKKIIYQILEGHQGYIWVGTDQGLDRIERQTGEIKTYGENDEWPSKTIVSIAEDDNHKLWLGTTSGLICFDPDNEEIETYDISDGLQGNEFSRYAATRLSTGELIFGGMNGFNIFHPDSVFKNPNLPPVYFTSFKIFNQEVKIGGEESPLNAHISTLDEITLTHEQSVFSLEFAAVNFTRSENNQYAFMLEGLEDQWNYVGTDHKATYSNLNPGEYTLRVKATNNDGIWNEKGATLRIIILPPWWKSWWAYSIMIIAGALIILMIVRLRTSYINDQKKRLQLLVDERTSQLEHQNNKVKEQADELKMYNESLNALNETLEETVKARTKELRHKNEKLAEYAFINAHNLRVPVANIKGIIQLFSQNKSREEIEELIELLRGQSEKLDKVLLDIQQMLDKDESLNKNKGRFKPIDKSEYGL